The following coding sequences are from one Humulus lupulus chromosome X, drHumLupu1.1, whole genome shotgun sequence window:
- the LOC133807418 gene encoding nucleoid-associated protein At4g30620, chloroplastic-like: MASTTALTSHLANGNRLADPRTRLSFCEADLCKGRPLVLSWSTNKTGRRTRSLRLYGLFGEKKDDNGKSDDGTSKAGKMGNMQNLYETVKKAQMVVQVEAVRVQKELAVAEFDGYCEDELIKATLSGDQQPVRLEITEAAMELGPEKLSLLVTEAYKDAHQKSVQAMKERMSNLAQSLGMPPQGLNEEQK, encoded by the exons ATGGCTTCTACCACTGCTTTAACGTCACACCTAGCTAATGGCAACCGACTCGCTGACCCCAGAACACGCCTCTCTTTCT GTGAAGCAGACTTGTGTAAAGGTCGTCCCTTGGTTCTATCTTGGTCTACTAATAAGACTGGGAGGAGAACAAGATCTCTTCGTCTATATGGCTTATTTGGTGAGAAGAAGGATGACAATGGAAAAAGTGATGATGGAACTTCAAAG GCAGGGAAAATGGGTAATATGCAAAATCTATACGAAACTGTTAAGAAAGCCCAAATGGTGGTACAAGTTGAGGCAGTGCGTGTGCAGAAAGAGCTTGCTGT GGCAGAGTTTGATGGTTATTGTGAAGATGAGCTTATAAAG gcAACACTCTCCGGTGACCAGCAGCCAGTGCGCCTTGAGATAACTGAGGCAGCCATGGAACTTGGGCCAGAA AAACTCTCTCTTTTGGTTACTGAAGCATACAAGGATGCCCACCAGAAGAGCGTTCag GCCATGAAGGAGAGAATGAGCAATCTTGCCCAAAGTTTAGGAATGCCACCACAAGGCCTGAACGAGGAGCAAAAGTGA